A window of the Syntrophothermus lipocalidus DSM 12680 genome harbors these coding sequences:
- a CDS encoding DNA-deoxyinosine glycosylase translates to MRQEGLPPVINPTSKILIVGTMPGKKSLEQKQYYADSRNQFWSIIFSVLEKPMPFEYQQKVAQLLESKIALWDVLASCTRAGSLDGDISNAVVNDFSTIFKQYPHIKVVAFNGKRAERLWNKLVKIAPNIEFITMPSTSRALARPFEEKLMAWSELKRYL, encoded by the coding sequence ATGAGACAAGAAGGTTTACCTCCAGTAATCAACCCAACTTCAAAAATACTTATCGTTGGTACAATGCCGGGAAAAAAGTCTCTTGAGCAAAAGCAGTACTATGCCGATTCGAGAAACCAGTTTTGGTCTATTATCTTCTCTGTTTTGGAGAAACCCATGCCGTTTGAATACCAGCAAAAAGTCGCTCAATTATTGGAGTCTAAAATTGCCTTATGGGATGTCCTGGCAAGCTGTACTAGAGCAGGCAGTCTTGACGGTGATATTAGTAATGCCGTTGTTAACGATTTTTCTACTATCTTTAAGCAGTATCCTCATATAAAAGTGGTTGCATTCAACGGTAAAAGGGCCGAAAGGCTCTGGAATAAACTTGTTAAAATTGCCCCAAATATTGAATTTATAACAATGCCGAGCACAAGCAGAGCTCTGGCAAGGCCATTTGAAGAGAAATTGATGGCGTGGTCGGAGTTAAAGCGTTATTTATAA
- a CDS encoding GreA/GreB family elongation factor yields MAKVVLSEPAFECLVKHLVEIEEGKNKLLDEFFPRPSKERDEFEILLENYIKQVDELIRKVKKSSKAGNKLPFVTIGSEVEIQNLSDKETHKYRIITPFRGSVKDGDISYLSPVGKSLLLRKVGDVIEVKAPGGIFHYKIKSIRLQCGFT; encoded by the coding sequence TTGGCCAAAGTTGTACTGTCAGAGCCAGCATTTGAATGCCTAGTTAAACACTTGGTAGAAATCGAGGAAGGCAAAAATAAGCTTCTTGATGAATTTTTTCCAAGGCCGTCAAAAGAACGGGATGAATTTGAAATCCTTCTTGAAAACTATATCAAACAGGTTGACGAACTCATCAGAAAAGTTAAGAAGTCATCAAAAGCAGGGAATAAACTTCCCTTTGTGACTATCGGCAGTGAAGTAGAAATACAAAACTTATCCGACAAAGAAACTCATAAATATCGGATAATTACCCCCTTTCGGGGCAGTGTGAAAGACGGAGATATATCATATTTATCTCCGGTTGGCAAATCTTTATTGCTAAGGAAAGTCGGCGATGTGATAGAAGTTAAAGCACCAGGCGGGATATTCCATTACAAAATAAAATCCATTCGATTACAATGCGGTTTTACATAA
- a CDS encoding LuxR family transcriptional regulator, with protein MPLNKREAKKKVREIIRCLEQSGDFPEQGNCIKVAERKLEMLVKEAPASLVYELGCVYSHFKNSGGDVDTALSRLKKILERAVKKEDE; from the coding sequence ATGCCGTTGAACAAGAGAGAAGCCAAAAAGAAAGTGCGGGAAATCATCCGCTGTTTGGAACAAAGCGGAGACTTCCCGGAACAAGGCAACTGTATAAAGGTCGCGGAACGGAAGCTGGAGATGCTCGTAAAAGAGGCTCCAGCTTCTCTGGTTTATGAGTTGGGTTGCGTCTACAGCCACTTTAAGAATTCCGGCGGGGATGTGGACACTGCTCTATCTCGGCTGAAGAAAATTTTGGAACGAGCGGTAAAAAAGGAGGATGAGTAA